gcGACCAACAGAGATAGATAAACAGATAGATAAACagaccggcacgaaggcacggcacaggcaTAGAATAAATAATTCATGAATCGACGAGCATAGATAGATGGATATCGATGATCACTAACAAGTATATACAAAGATACAAGAATGAAGGGCAAGAGTTTTGTCGACGCCACGAAGGGCGTCAACTCAGTTCAAGGTTCGACCTTGGTGTTGGACGAAGATCTACTGCGGGCTTGCTGCTGCTCTTGGTTGGCTTCTGCTTGCTGCGGCTCGGCTGGAGGCAGCAGGCATCGGGAAGGCATCGAAAGCACGACGAGGCCACTGCTTCCCTGCAACAGTGAAGGTTCACGGCGCGAAGGCCGATTTCAGCAAGGCGAAACAGGAAGGGGAAACAAGGGAAACTTGGGCACTGGTGGCTCACCGGCGGCAGAGAAGGGCTTGGCGAGGACGAGGTGCTTCGCTGCTCGGGGCTCGACGCAGCACGGCATTGACGAGGGGATCTGGTGGGGGCGCTGCTCGACGTCGTGGCTGCAGGGGTTGTGCTTGGTGACGCTAGCAGCACGGCGTCGAGGTCGTTGTTGTCACTGCGGTGCGGCGTCCGCGCGCGACGTCGGGGTTTGGGGCAGAGGTGCTTGACGCGGTGGCGAACGCGCGTTCCCAGCCACGGCGGAGTCCGTGCGTGTCGAGACGGGCGTTTGGGCTTGGCGCAGTCGACTTCGCGACGAGGCGGTGACCGCGGACAGCACGGCAGGACGTGGACGTGGACGCCGGACGGGGTCGCGGGGCTTGGTCACCGCACCGACGTCGTGGACGGAGCTCGGGCGACGTCGCAGGCGGAGCTCGGTGTCGGGGTCAGCAAGGGGCTCGGAGAAGCTCCTGCTCAGCGCGGAACGCTCGGCGTCGACGCTCGGCTCGGCGGCGACGGATGCGCGAGGGCGAAGCTTGACGAGGTGCTGTCGAAGTCCGGCGTCGCGGCTCGGGTCGAGGACGCACGGCGGTCGTGGCGCTGTCGTGGTGGAGCTCGACGAAAAGGGAGCactcgccgcggcgtcgctcctgGACGTGGCGACCGTGGCGAGCACGCGGTCTGATGGCGTCGTCGCGGCGGccggggcgagggcgaggccgaagctcggcgcggcgcggcggctcTGGCTCCGGGGCGAGGTGGTGCTTGGCGTCGCTGGGTGGTGGAGCAGAGCGGCGGCGTCGTGGggaagaagaggagagcggcggCTCGGGCTCTTATACGCGTCGTGGCCTAGGGTTCCAGGGGTGCTAGGCGCTGCGGGCGGTGATCCTCGGCGTCCGTGCCATTGGGCGGGCCGCGTGGCGCTCATCTGGCAGCAGCACGGGTGTCCAGGGCACGAGTGCGGCGCTGCaggggcgcggcggcggcgtctggGAGCCAGGGGGCGCACCTAGGGTTCCAGGGGTGCTGGTCTTGGGCTAGGTGGGCCTTGGCTGCTGCGCGGGCCGTGGAGTGGAGATGCGGAGCTGGCTGGGCCGCGCGGTTGGAAGGGGGATGGCGCCGGTTGGGCCTCTGCCTGGGCCGCGTGGCTTGGAGCTGGGCCACTGGGTGGCTTGGGCCGGTTGCGGGAGGTGGGCTGCGCGAGGGTGCTAggccgcggggggggggggggggttggggAGGCCGACTGGGCCAGATGGTTGGTTGGGCTGGCGGTGAGGGAAAAAGAGGGGGAAGGAGTGGTGGGCTGGTTGAGGGGTTGAGCCCAAGAGGAATAAGAATGCTCTTCCCATTTATATTTCAAGGAGACAGAGAGGGAAAAGAATATTCCAATTTCTATTTGGAGAAAGGAATTGAAGGATTTTCCACTATTTGCTAAAATGATTGAGCGGGAAAGGGAAAAGAGATTGAGATGAGTCACCACGAATTTAAGATAGATTTAGCGGCAGAGATTTGGTGATGAGATCAACAAGAGAAAAGTTTTGGAGAAGGGAATTTGGAAAAGAGTTCAAAATGGATTAAAggagtttgagacgtactccaaTGAAAAGATTGAGAAAGGATTCGCTtcgcctttgagataggctcaacggAGATATGGGAatactttgctaaggatttgtgcactccaaaagaaactcaaaaccctaaacaagacccaactcaAGACCACTCACGAACAAAAGCACTCGCCTAGAAACAAATCTATATGTATGCCACg
This window of the Sorghum bicolor cultivar BTx623 chromosome 7, Sorghum_bicolor_NCBIv3, whole genome shotgun sequence genome carries:
- the LOC110437275 gene encoding uncharacterized protein DKFZp434B061-like yields the protein MSATRPAQWHGRRGSPPAAPSTPGTLGHDAYKSPSRRSPLLPHDAAALLHHPATPSTTSPRSQSRRAAPSFGLALAPAAATTPSDRVLATVATSRSDAAASAPFSSSSTTTAPRPPCVLDPSRDAGLRQHLVKLRPRASVAAEPSVDAERSALSRSFSEPLADPDTELRLRRRPSSVHDVGAVTKPRDPVRRPRPRPAVLSAVTASSRSRLRQAQTPVSTRTDSAVAGNARSPPRQAPLPQTPTSRADAAPQ